A genomic stretch from Caldalkalibacillus salinus includes:
- a CDS encoding ABC transporter ATP-binding protein, with the protein MSQVITEVQQLRLKFPGQSQLLFKDMTLSVEKGEKVLLLGPSGCGKSTVLQVLSGLIPHTIEVPFKANKIETPQSWGYVFQDPDTQFCMPYVDEEIAFVLENLNVPHEKMEGYISHYIHKVGLQLGDLHTGIQTLSQGMKQRLALASVLALEPEVLFLDEPTALLDPDGTKQIWETLKSVTEDKTVIIVEHKIDHIMGYVDRVILFNNQGEILANDRPDTIFEQYRDALDTYGIWHPAVWDHFKAASLDKGAPLLGATLDETEDGESSFVEEPDLRRTNRGKKTRDTMSSLGFDQHDTTQVEISHLTGFRGKHPKIKIPEVDIQGKEWICVVGENGAGKSTLLHALMQLIRTEGTYRLNGQDISQYPNLATEYAFVFQNPEFQFVTNTVYDEMAYGLRQEKQAEEQIDQTVQAFLRFFSLEGKEKQHPYQLSMGQKRRLSVASALVQNQGVLLLDEPTFGQDAKNTFNMLAQFETLRHQGKTIIMVTHDEHIIEHFATRLWEVKDGVLVLDQVLNPDEQRHQEEEKEHKENKQYGETKAKVSEQNEVEGSTGCLST; encoded by the coding sequence ATGTCTCAAGTAATAACAGAAGTACAACAATTGCGTTTGAAATTTCCTGGGCAATCACAGCTGTTGTTTAAAGATATGACGCTCTCAGTTGAAAAAGGAGAAAAGGTTTTACTTCTGGGACCAAGTGGATGTGGAAAGTCAACCGTCTTACAAGTGCTATCAGGATTAATTCCACACACCATTGAAGTCCCCTTCAAAGCAAATAAGATAGAGACGCCTCAATCGTGGGGTTATGTGTTTCAAGACCCTGATACGCAGTTCTGTATGCCCTATGTTGATGAAGAAATTGCTTTTGTCTTAGAAAATCTCAACGTCCCTCATGAGAAAATGGAGGGTTATATCTCACATTATATACACAAGGTTGGGCTCCAATTAGGCGATCTCCATACAGGAATTCAAACCTTGTCCCAAGGTATGAAGCAGCGTTTGGCCCTGGCATCGGTACTTGCTTTAGAGCCTGAGGTTCTCTTTTTAGATGAGCCTACGGCTTTGTTGGATCCAGACGGTACGAAACAGATTTGGGAGACATTGAAAAGTGTCACAGAAGATAAGACCGTGATTATTGTAGAACATAAAATCGATCATATTATGGGTTATGTCGATCGTGTGATTCTCTTTAATAATCAGGGGGAAATATTGGCGAACGATCGACCTGACACTATTTTTGAACAATACAGAGACGCATTGGATACGTACGGGATATGGCACCCTGCTGTATGGGATCATTTTAAGGCCGCATCTTTAGATAAAGGGGCTCCGCTCTTGGGTGCAACCTTAGATGAGACGGAGGATGGGGAATCAAGCTTTGTAGAAGAGCCAGATCTACGTCGTACCAATCGAGGTAAAAAGACACGTGATACTATGTCAAGTCTTGGATTTGATCAACATGACACAACTCAAGTAGAAATCTCACATTTAACAGGCTTTCGAGGGAAACACCCCAAAATCAAGATACCAGAAGTTGATATACAAGGTAAAGAATGGATCTGTGTCGTCGGCGAAAATGGGGCGGGTAAAAGCACGTTGTTGCACGCCCTCATGCAACTGATTCGAACAGAAGGAACATACCGCTTGAACGGTCAAGACATCTCCCAATATCCTAATTTAGCTACTGAATACGCTTTTGTATTTCAAAACCCAGAATTTCAGTTTGTGACGAATACCGTCTACGATGAGATGGCTTATGGGCTACGCCAAGAGAAACAGGCGGAAGAACAGATCGATCAGACCGTGCAGGCATTTCTTCGTTTTTTCTCACTTGAGGGTAAAGAGAAACAGCACCCATATCAATTATCAATGGGACAGAAACGTCGCTTAAGCGTCGCTTCTGCTCTCGTTCAAAATCAAGGTGTGCTCCTATTAGATGAACCGACTTTTGGTCAGGATGCCAAAAATACGTTTAATATGTTAGCGCAATTTGAGACACTACGACATCAAGGAAAGACGATCATCATGGTGACTCACGATGAGCATATAATAGAGCACTTTGCTACTCGTTTGTGGGAAGTAAAAGACGGAGTCCTTGTATTAGACCAAGTTCTCAATCCAGATGAACAGCGACACCAAGAGGAAGAAAAAGAACATAAGGAAAACAAACAGTATGGGGAAACGAAAGCGAAAGTGAGTGAACAAAATGAGGTGGAGGGAAGTACGGGATGTCTATCGACTTAA
- a CDS encoding energy-coupling factor transporter transmembrane component T family protein produces the protein MSIDLSYQETWMHKANPSLKLVLFLILMVTLLFIHRLDYLIYFTVFPLALLFLFTGHPIKRVLLFSIPFVLLFISTSTSMIFFGKGDTTWFHWGLVHITEESFYRGIHLGFRALNYAIIGLVFALTTRPVNLFYSLMQQMKLAPRYAYSFMAAVRLLPIAFEEFQTLRYAYKVRGVQHEKGLKGMYEKLKFYAIPLLAQSIRRAQRIALAMEAKQFTNGRRTHYYRIGFSRHDLTLVLCVMMSILSAYLFSQYLPYTGVEDVRYYD, from the coding sequence ATGTCTATCGACTTAAGCTATCAAGAAACATGGATGCATAAAGCTAACCCTAGCTTAAAACTGGTGCTGTTCCTTATCCTCATGGTGACATTACTATTTATCCACCGTTTGGACTATTTAATATACTTTACGGTATTCCCTTTAGCTTTACTCTTTTTATTCACAGGCCACCCTATAAAAAGGGTCTTACTGTTCTCCATTCCATTTGTCCTACTGTTTATCTCCACGTCGACCTCTATGATTTTCTTTGGCAAAGGAGATACAACATGGTTTCATTGGGGACTCGTGCACATTACAGAAGAGAGTTTCTACCGAGGGATACACTTAGGATTTCGTGCTCTAAACTATGCCATAATAGGTTTGGTTTTCGCCTTAACCACTAGACCGGTCAATCTCTTCTATTCACTCATGCAACAGATGAAGTTAGCCCCTCGGTATGCGTATAGTTTCATGGCCGCTGTACGTCTGTTACCCATCGCCTTCGAAGAATTTCAAACGTTACGTTACGCGTATAAGGTACGAGGGGTGCAACATGAGAAGGGCTTGAAAGGGATGTATGAGAAGCTGAAGTTTTACGCTATCCCACTCCTTGCCCAAAGCATACGACGAGCTCAAAGAATCGCTTTGGCTATGGAAGCCAAACAGTTCACTAACGGCAGACGTACCCATTATTATCGTATCGGTTTTAGCAGACATGATCTCACATTAGTGCTATGCGTTATGATGAGTATTTTGTCAGCCTACTTATTCAGTCAATATTTACCCTATACAGGGGTTGAAGACGTCAGGTACTACGATTAA
- the tenA gene encoding thiaminase II encodes MTFTQKIRQDADPIWQASFDHPFVKGIGDGGLPLDRFRFYVLQDSYYLSQFARVQALGAAKTDDFYITKRMAVHVQGTYEAEHALHDTFMKKLDITKEEIKQFKPAPTAYAYTSHLMRAGYNGHLGDIIAALLPCYWLYYEIGEKLQGATPQEPIYQEWIAAYGGDWFRELVEEQINNLDTIAEQVTQAERDRMQEHFMISSQYEYAFWDMAYKKEQWPVNVGITVS; translated from the coding sequence ATGACATTTACACAGAAAATAAGGCAGGATGCAGACCCTATCTGGCAGGCGAGCTTTGACCATCCCTTCGTTAAGGGAATTGGAGACGGGGGATTACCACTCGATCGTTTTCGTTTTTATGTCCTTCAGGACTCATACTATCTCAGTCAATTTGCACGCGTTCAAGCCCTCGGTGCAGCGAAGACAGATGATTTTTACATCACTAAGAGAATGGCCGTTCATGTTCAAGGGACGTACGAAGCTGAGCACGCCTTACATGATACATTTATGAAGAAACTCGATATCACTAAAGAAGAAATCAAACAGTTCAAACCTGCACCAACCGCGTATGCCTATACGTCGCATCTTATGAGAGCAGGATATAACGGACACTTGGGCGATATCATCGCCGCGCTATTACCTTGCTATTGGTTGTATTATGAAATCGGAGAAAAATTACAAGGGGCCACACCACAAGAACCGATTTATCAAGAATGGATTGCGGCTTACGGAGGAGACTGGTTCCGTGAACTTGTTGAGGAGCAAATCAACAATTTAGACACAATTGCCGAACAAGTCACGCAAGCTGAACGCGATCGAATGCAGGAACACTTCATGATTAGTAGTCAGTATGAGTATGCCTTCTGGGATATGGCTTATAAAAAAGAGCAATGGCCTGTCAATGTGGGCATAACGGTATCATAA
- the uvsE gene encoding UV DNA damage repair endonuclease UvsE, with product MILRFGYVSRALSLWEASPSRTLTFTQWKKLDHESRKEKLYLATEKNLKSTLRALYYNIAHGIDVYRMSSSLVPLATHPEARWDYLTPFGHLFKEIGDVVRQFGLRVSFHPNQFTVFTSDKPHITENAISDMTYHYDMLEAMGLHKEGNINIHVGGVYGDKALAVSRFDENIVKLDETIRRQITLENDDKTYTALETLDICERHGFPIVFDYHHHWANPGQEEVEDLLPRIYDSWEGFHDRPKFHLSSPKSEKEYRSHAEDVDLTFALPFIKDLVAFGRDADIMIEAKSKDQATLKFVEELASLRHFRRLDGGMIEV from the coding sequence ATGATTCTGCGTTTTGGGTATGTGTCGAGGGCTTTATCCTTATGGGAAGCGTCTCCTTCGCGGACGTTGACTTTTACGCAGTGGAAAAAGCTTGATCACGAGTCGCGAAAGGAAAAGTTATATTTAGCTACGGAGAAAAATCTGAAGAGTACGCTCAGAGCTTTGTACTATAATATTGCTCATGGTATTGACGTCTATCGTATGTCTTCTTCTCTCGTTCCGTTGGCCACACATCCTGAAGCTCGGTGGGATTATCTCACGCCTTTTGGACATCTTTTTAAAGAGATTGGCGACGTTGTACGCCAATTTGGTTTACGTGTGAGTTTTCATCCCAATCAGTTTACAGTATTTACAAGTGATAAACCACACATCACAGAGAATGCCATTAGCGATATGACTTATCATTATGACATGCTTGAAGCGATGGGATTACATAAGGAAGGGAATATTAACATCCACGTGGGTGGGGTGTATGGGGATAAGGCTCTGGCTGTGTCAAGGTTTGATGAGAACATTGTGAAGCTTGATGAGACTATCAGACGGCAAATAACCCTTGAGAACGATGATAAAACTTACACGGCGTTAGAGACGCTGGACATTTGCGAACGACACGGTTTTCCGATTGTTTTTGATTATCACCACCACTGGGCAAATCCAGGCCAAGAGGAAGTGGAAGATCTTCTGCCTCGTATTTACGACTCTTGGGAAGGCTTTCATGACAGGCCTAAATTCCATTTATCCTCACCCAAATCTGAGAAAGAGTATCGATCACACGCCGAAGATGTTGATCTCACTTTTGCTCTCCCGTTTATCAAGGATTTGGTTGCCTTTGGACGTGACGCAGACATCATGATTGAAGCCAAATCGAAAGATCAAGCCACCCTCAAGTTTGTGGAGGAATTAGCATCCTTGCGTCATTTCCGCCGACTTGATGGTGGCATGATAGAAGTATAA